A DNA window from Procambarus clarkii isolate CNS0578487 chromosome 75, FALCON_Pclarkii_2.0, whole genome shotgun sequence contains the following coding sequences:
- the LOC138357042 gene encoding trichohyalin-like, giving the protein MKPLKTRELRNGRLQNFHPESTSRDFTQREDAEESRDFTQRVDAEESRDFTQREEAEESRDFTQREDAEESRDFTQREEAEESRDFTQRDEAEESRDFTQREDAEESRDFTQREDAEESRDFTQRDEAEESRDFTQREDAEESRDFTQRDEAEESRDFTQREDAEESRDFTQRDEAEESRDFTQREDAEESRDFTQRDEAEESRDFTQREDAEESRDFTQRDEAEESRDFTQREDAEESRDFTQRDEAEESRDFTQRDEAEESRDFTQREEAEESRDFTQREEAEESRDFTQRVEAEESRDFTQREDAEESRDFTQREDAEESRDFTQRVDAG; this is encoded by the coding sequence ATGAAACCTTTGAAGACCCGAGAGTTGAGGAACGGAAGACTGCAGAACTTTCACCCAGAGAGTACAAGCAGAGACTTCACTCAGAGAGAAGATGCAGAAGAGAGCAGAGACTTCACTCAGAGAGTAGATGCAGAAGAGAGCAGAGACTTCACTcagagagaagaagcagaagagagcagAGACTTCACCCAGAGAGAAGATGCAGAAGAGAGCAGAGACTTCACCcagagagaagaagcagaagagagcagAGACTTCACTCAGAGAGATGAAGCAGAAGAGAGCAGAGACTTCACCCAGAGAGAAGATGCAGAAGAGAGCAGAGACTTCACTCAGAGAGAAGATGCAGAAGAGAGCAGAGACTTCACTCAGAGAGATGAAGCAGAAGAGAGCAGAGACTTCACTCAGAGAGAAGATGCAGAAGAGAGCAGAGACTTCACTCAGAGAGATGAAGCAGAAGAGAGCAGAGACTTCACTCAGAGAGAAGATGCAGAAGAGAGCAGAGACTTCACTCAGAGAGATGAAGCAGAAGAGAGCAGAGACTTCACTCAGAGAGAAGATGCAGAAGAGAGCAGAGACTTCACTCAGAGAGATGAAGCAGAAGAGAGCAGAGACTTCACTCAGAGAGAAGATGCAGAAGAGAGCAGAGACTTCACTCAGAGAGATGAAGCAGAAGAGAGCAGAGACTTCACTCAGAGAGAAGATGCAGAAGAGAGCAGAGACTTCACTCAGAGAGATGAAGCAGAAGAGAGCAGAGACTTCACTCAGAGAGATGAAGCAGAAGAGAGCAGAGACTTCACTcagagagaagaagcagaagagagcagAGACTTCACTcagagagaagaagcagaagagagcagAGACTTCACCCAGAGAGTAGAAGCAGAAGAGAGCAGAGACTTCACCCAGAGAGAAGATGCAGAAGAGAGCAGAGACTTCACCCAGAGAGAAGATGCAGAAGAGAGCAGAGACTTCACTCAGAGAGTAGATGCAGGTTAA